From Miscanthus floridulus cultivar M001 chromosome 15, ASM1932011v1, whole genome shotgun sequence, the proteins below share one genomic window:
- the LOC136508842 gene encoding PHD finger-containing protein 1-like — protein MKAVCEVCGAIGYERLLLCCSDCKGGHTHQYCLDKVLFDATLEDWFCDECKQWHNEGSHSRSLEKVSSERPSNHARFDSTSQQPITKRLESATVVRTWGQQKRKSTVVGENLKKKHSSRAKSARKKCIRNKSNMRGKGINRRGIRSKRSSNCTEQLNLSIGQVGSASSSKGVKQPTPVTVNALGYTLGDTGQSHVLKPLEGLARKSMQTPQSLTTDQVYSTSSLEISSKAKFAHEASGTEVEISNTVQNLRKDSPKKRRRLILTDDDEDEEQEEKAEDVQQENVNHQPLKCNEPMVKHRINTEYYVEEAVQTGDINDQNLINDRPMKRRRRYIVENEDEEDIEGAEYALNNASKWSSNDSAKMASLTPVATDHSHQSRLSDSECTDQQYHICLQPLDEPVWSGVFKIDNEVFLKLDAHLSNKACQRVHELSGLLQQVVEVRTLSRLQAWPERWISSGPTDESIGLFFLPHSSMQNEDLTRLNRIIKSDDALQVTAGIAELLIFPSVLLPEQYHFFQGKHYLWGVFRQRKDILDNGVHVEEQDGSVHATGEGQHQEHNLLDQQDEALYEVSGKETFAVKHVVDAEDQLQVKGHPEVQNDTMKVATSEGITSLSSSWSPAKLDSSKAGSNSSVQPRTECKLHAPGDAEQQEDFTSSPQWNASSTKQSSAAIPAEHCIKQAHPDSEPSTTKLFGFITVRTPRSQQLIQEMVSEGAVLFPVPEEIATTDSVTGSSTGVVSSALNPDAKHESPQAFDFVSMAMGHSDPAADSEACLELFPVHQEQIGWAPRAEVSGEVDLNLSLGKRPPAPSSPQLL, from the exons ATG AAAGCTGTGTGTGAAGTGTGTGGAGCTATTGGTTATGAACGTCTCCTGTTATGTTGCAGTGACTGCAAGGGAGGTCATACACACCA GTACTGTTTGGACAAAGTTCTCTTTGATGCAACTTTAGAAGACTGGTTTTGCGATGAATGCAAACAATGGCATAATGAAGGTTCTCACAGCAGGTCTCTAGAGAAGGTGTCAAGTGAAAGGCCATCAAATCATGCTCGATTTGACTCTACATCACAGCAGCCAATTACCAAGAGACTGGAGTCAGCTACGGTTGTACGGACATGGGGACAACAAAAAAGGAAGTCTACGGTTGTAGGTGAAAATCTAAAGAAAAAACATTCTTCTAGGGCAAAGTCTGCGCGAAAGAAGTGCATTAGGAACAAGTCAAATATGAGAGGCAAAGGCATCAATAGAAGAGGTATAAGGTCTAAACGTTCTTCGAATTGTACAGAGCAGTTGAACCTCTCAATAGGACAGGTTGGCTCAGCTTCGTCATCGAAAGGTGTTAAGCAGCCTACCCCTGTAACTGTGAATGCCCTGGGTTATACATTAGGAGACACTGGTCAATCTCATGTGTTGAAACCATTGGAAGGGTTAGCCCGCAAATCAATGCAAACTCCACAATCACTAACAACAGATCAAGTGTATTCAACTTCATCCTTAGAGATCTCTTCAAAAGCTAAATTCGCTCATGAGGCTAGTGGTACAGAAGTTGAAATTTCTAATACTGTTCAAAACTTGAGAAAGGACAGCCCAAAAAAGCGTAGACGTCTCATTCTAACTGATGACGATGAAGATGAAGAACAAGAAGAGAAGGCTGAAGATGTCCAGCAGGAAAATGTCAATCATCAACCTCTTAAGTGTAATGAACCAATGGTGAAGCATCGGATAAACACTGAATATTATGTGGAAGAGGCTGTACAAACTGGAGACATAAATGACCAAAATCTCATAAATGATAGGCCAATGAAGCGGAGGAGAAGATACATAGTTGaaaatgaagatgaagaggaTATCGAAGGTGCTGAGTATGCTCTGAACAATGCTTCAAAGTGGTCTTCAAATGACAGTGCAAAGATGGCGTCACTAACTCCAGTTGCAACCGACCATTCTCACCAATCCAGACTATCTGATTCAGAATGTACCGATCAACAATATCATATTTGTTTGCAACCCCTTGATGAGCCTGTTTGGAG TGGAGTCTTTAAGATAGACAACGAAGTGTTTCTTAAGTTGGATGCGCACTTGTCAAACAAAGCGTGCCAGAGAGTTCATGAATTGTCAGGATTGTTGCAGCAAGTAGTTGAAGTAAGGACACTCTCTCGGTTGCAAGCCTGGCCAGAGAGATGGATATCTTCAGGACCTACTGATGAAAGCATTGGGTTATTTTTCCTCCCACATAGTTCGAT GCAAAATGAGGACTTAACCAGACTTAACAGAATTATCAAGAGTGATGATGCCTTACAGGTTACTGCTGGTATTGCAGAGTTACTGATATTCCCCTCTGTCCTATTGCCAGAACAATATCATT TTTTCCAGGGGAAACACTACCTGTGGGGAGTGTTTAGGCAAAGAAAAGATATTCTTGACAATGGTGTTCATGTTGAAGAGCAAGATGGTTCAGTGCATGCGACAGGGGAAGGGCAACATCAAGAACATAATCTTTTGGACCAACAAGATGAAGCATTGTATGAGGTATCGGGCAAAGAAACTTTTGCTGTGAAGCATGTTGTGGATGCTGAAGATCAGCTGCAGGTGAAGGGTCACCCTGAGGTACAAAATGACACTATGAAAGTTGCCACGAGTGAAGGTATTACCTCACTTAGTAGCAGTTGGTCCCCTGCTAAGCTGGACTCTTCAAAAGCTGGATCAAACAGCTCTGTGCAGCCAAGAACTGAGTGTAAATTGCATGCTCCTGGAGACGCGGAGCAGCAAGAAGACTTCACCTCTTCACCTCAGTGGAATGCCTCAAGCACCAAACAATCAAGTGCCGCTATACCTGCTGAGCATTGCATCAAACAAGCCCACCCAGACTCAGAACCTTCCACCACAAAGCTTTTTGGATTTATCACTGTCCGGACACCCAGATCTCAACAACTCATCCAGGAGATGGTCAGTGAAGGTGCAGTGTTATTCCCAGTGCCAGAAGAGATTGCAACGACTGATTCTGTCACAGGCAGCAGCACTGGAGTTGTGTCTTCTGCACTGAACCCTGACGCCAAGCATGAGTCCCCACAGGCCTTCGATTTTGTGTCCATGGCCATGGGACATAGCGACCCTGCTGCCGATTCTGAAGCCTGCCTGGAGCTGTTTCCGGTGCATCAGGAACAGATTGGATGGGCTCCAAGGGCAGAAGTTAGTGGGGAAGTGGACCTCAACTTGAGCCTTGGCAAGCGCCCGCCAGCACCTTCCTCGCCACAGCTGCTCTGA